TTCTAAAGACTCATACCATAACGTCGTTTCGAATGGATTCGAAGCGGATATTATCTGATCTGTTTTCACCGTTAGATTCAGTAGTTGTTCAAGAACAATTAGGATTAGTCATCCGAATCAAAACCAAATGTTAGAAATTGTTAATATCATTATTTTCATCTGTTAGTAATGTGGTTTTCTCTAGTCTAGTAGTGTGTGGAGCATTTAAtagctttattttttaattttcatatgTATTTACATACATGTAATGCAGTTTTAACGGCTGCCCTGCTAGCTAGATCTATATATAGATATGTATGTGACTGTGTATCTATGCATGGAAAAAATATGAACGAATTAACCTTCTAAATTTAAGTCCTGCCATGACTTGATAAAGGCAAGTAGTAATTATTAAATCAATAGTAGCTAGCCAAATATACAAATGAATTAACTGATCACAGGCAAAGATAGAATAAAGATATATTTAGCAACGATATTGAATGAAATATAATAATAACCACCAAAATATACATATGATAATATCTCACTGATTCATTTCTACATCGCTGCTTGTTTGGGCACAACTAATAAAGAGGAAACTCATCTTAAAGAGAAAGGCAAAAAGCGGAAAGAAACGGGATCAGGCCAGAGGAGCAAGAATCACACACTAGAGGCCGACGCATGGCAACCATTTCAAACCATCGATCAAACCTGTTCCTCCTTATTTTGGCTAGGCCAGAGGGTTCCATGCGAGGCGGGTAGTGAGAACACGTCTGTTTGCTCAACGTACTACTACTCCTTGCAaccgctcgccggcgacaaATACAGGCCTCAGCTAGCCCCATTCAGCACTCCTTCATCCTGAACTATAGCTACTTAGCAGCCTACCACACAGCACAAGAAGCTAGCTATGGAGCTAGAGCCAGGGGAGCTCTCCCCGCCCGCCACCGGCCACTCCGGCCATGGCGACCTCAACAGCCCGCCTCCGGCCGCTCCGGCAGGGGCGTCCAGTCCAGCAGCCGCATCCGCTCAGTGTTCCTCTGGCTCCTCCTCTTCGGGTAGCCAGGAGAAGGTCGACTGGGATTTTAGCGACGATGACGAGGTCGTcgagtcgccgccgtcgcccacgcGCCAGATGGCCGGCCAGGCGTCCGCTGCCCATGAGGCTTCGCCTCTAGCTGCACCCCGGCAGAGCGTAGTTAGTGCCCCATTTACTGCTTCAACCTCAAGGAAGGAAGGCAGCGGAGAAGGTGGAAGAAAAGCCGTCTCCTCCGCCATTACTCCTGCTTCTGCTCGGTGTCTGTTTCCTGTGGGGGAAAGCCCAAGGAAGCAAGCAAGACTAAAATCAGCTATTGTTGTTCCGGAGACGAGAAAGTTAAGCGTGTTTAATCGATTGAGTAAAGGCGAACCTGGAGCTCCTTCATCAATCTGGCAAGAGGTGAAACCGAGATTTTGGTGGCGCCAGGGCAGGGCACCTCTTCCGGCCACGGCGTCCAGGCGCCCAACCACCGGAGTAATTCCGGCCAGGCGCCCCTTCAATCCAGCAACTTCAGGCCGTTGCTTGCGTTGCCTCGCTCAAGACCACAAAATTGCAGACTGCAGAGACCCTCCCAGATGCTACATTTGCAAGCGCAGTGGCCACATATCTTCTGGTTGCCCTTCAAAATACAAGAACAAACCCTCAATATTTTCCCGTATCTACTCCACTCATCTAGCGCCACCCTCCAAGCAAGAAATCCCCAATCCCCTTGCCTTCCCTCCACTGACTGGCCGCAAAGCACCAGTGCGCGAAAGGCTTGGCCCCAAAATGGATTACATACCTGGGTTGCCGGAGAACCGTCCTGCTCGTGGTTATGCGGTGGTTGTCGCTGACGCTGCAATGGAGCACGAAGCTATGCGGTTGTACAACCATGGGACCGTCATCAAGGCCCGGCTGCCCAACTACGACGTCAGCGCCAAGGAGATGGCGCAGGCGTTGCAGCAGCAAGTGGGAACTCCCATCTTCCACTTGAGGGTGATGCGGCACCGTCCTGAGGACTTCTTCGCGTACTTCGACTACGCAGAGCATCGTGacgaggcggtggaggcgggcTCTGTTCGTGTGAATGGCATGGAGTTCACCATCATGTCCTGGAGCGCTGATCGGGGAGCTGAACTCCAGAATTGGTGGTACCACGCTCGGATCTGTATTGAGGACCTCCCTCTACCGGCCTGGACCAAGCAGGCGGTGCAGAAGGTGCTCGAAGATGTCTGCATCGTCGACCGTATCGAAGAGGACACCAAGAACAGAGTCGACACTGCTGCCTTCGCCTACTGGGTGTGGATGCAGAACCCCGATCTCCTTCCTCGGGTGTCGGTCTTCACTCTTTTCCCGGCCGGGGCAGGGCAGGTGCTGGAGACGGGTGGCATGCCCACGCCCGGCCAGGAGGTCGCCTCGGCACCTCTGGGTCGCGTCCGCCATCTGCTCATTCATCTTGACATGGTGGAGGACTGGAGGCCGTTGCCGGCGAGGTCCTCAAACTCCGGCGGCTCCACAGACTCCGATGATCCACCAAGGCGGCGCGTGCACCGCTTTGACTGGCATTTGGGCTATGAGGACGGtgtttcgccgccgccgctgcagcctccgcagccgccactgccgccactGCCTGTACGGAGACTTCACGAGTTGCGCGGGCGGCCGGAACAGTGGGGCATTGACTTGCGTAACCGGCTGTCGCAGCGAGGTCAGCAGGGCGGCTGTCGTGGCCCGCTGGTGCCTCGCCTGGAgagggaagaagacgacgacgacaacttTGGCGGCGGCAACGGATGCGCTCCGGCAGGCCGTTCTTGGACTGATGTTCTCTTCTGTCGTGGCCGCTCAAGGGAGCCCCAAGGCGGAAACGACGGCCGGTACCGCAGCCGCACCCCCTGTGGCGGCAATCGCCACTTCGCCGGCCATCGGGTGGGTCGCTCCCCAGCCAGGCGCCCATCCAGGCCGCCTTCTCACCGCCGGCGCTCTTGCCGGTCGCGCTCGCCAAGCAAGGGGCGCCGCGCGGTCTCGGAGAGTCGCTGTCTTCGCGGGCGCGCTTCCCGAGGTGGCGGAGGAAACGACAACGACAAGACGAGCAGCAGGCTTGCCTCTCCTGCCTCAGGCAGGCCACCCAGCGGCGCAGCGCCAACACCACCAGCGCACTCTTCTGCTGCCCGTGCTCCTCTTCTCGTCGATCCCGCCCTCTGCTGCTCTGTCCACGGCCAGGTGGTGGGGGCGACACGGGAGGGGGAGGACCCGATGTTTCTCGAgctggcagtggcggcggcgttccACGCGGAGAAGTCAGCGAACGCATCTACCCTAGAAGCTGGGGCGTCAGTTCTATTGGGTCAACGGCTCCTCTTGGGCCGGTGGCGCCTCTTGGACTAGTTTCTCCTGGGCCGGTGGCGCCTCTTGGGCCGGATGGGTCAGCTGCGTCCCCTGGCTTGATAGCTTCTCCTGGGCTTGGGCTTCTCGAGCTGGTGGGGGAGCAAATGGAAGGCACGGCGACCCAGCCCATGCAAGGAGGAGTTGAGCTGTTTTTtgctcctctgccgccgctgcttgTGGCAACACCGCCGGTGCGTTGTCGCGGGAGGCCACGCAAGAAAGTTCTGCTTCCCAGTCGTCATAGCAAGCGTCTCGAGGCACGGCCATCTCCGGTTCCAGTCTCGATGCGAGCTCAGGTTCGCATTATGAAAGAGATGAGGGTCCTTAAGCCGGGAGAACTGGTAGGTGATGAGGCAGTGGCTGAGTACATCAAGCGCTTCCAGGATCCCTTGCCGACGGTCGTGGTGCAAGGGATTCGCGCGCTTACTGGGTTGGACAGCGGCAAGCCTCTGCCGCCGGATGTGACAGAGGAGGCTGATGGTGCCACGCCGGAATGGGTCTGAGCTCTGGCTTGTGATGAGTGCTGTCGTAGTGTCGTTGATGAATCATGTATCTCTGTTCTTTAACTTGTGTAGTGGTCCTTCAGACCCTTCGTCAGCGATTAGCGCTGTTACTATCTGTTCGGTTGCTGTCATTTAGACTATTAGCGTTGCCAATGGCACCTAGCCTTAAGCTAGGTTTTAGTGCTCTGTTGATCTGTGTTACCTGGTGGTTGGCCAATCATAGGAGTAGTTGTTTTGGTCAGTTGGAAATGAACTACTTCTCCATTTGTGTACTATGTAAGTGGGCTGTTGGAGCAATGTATTGCCATTGGAGTATGTTGATCGCACTAGTGCACATCTCTAGGAGTTACTTATGGTTCAAGAATGATTGAAGGCCTCAAAATTCTGAATTGGAATGTCAGAGGGTTGAACAACCCGGCAAGGAGAGAGGCTATCTGTGAGGTTGTGAATAATGCGGGTGCGAGCATACTTTGCATCCAGGAAACTAAATTAGCTAACATAGACCAGTTTTTAGGGCGGGAAATAGGTGGTTCCCGACTGAGGTGTTTTGAATTTCTCCCTACTGATGGTGTAAGAGGTGGTGTAGCAATTTTCTGGGATGACACAAAGGTGCAGGTCGACAAGACACAAATTCATACCTTTTCCGTTTCAATTAGGGCCCAAGTGATAGGAGGAAATGTCCCTTTTATTCTCACCTCCGTATATGGGCCTTCGGAGGATGAACATAAATCAGACTTCCTTGCAGAACTGGAATCGTTAGTGCCGCAGCCATTGCTGCCCTGGGTTGTTTTGGGAGACTTTAACTTGATTTGTGAAGCAAGTGATAAAAATAATCTGAATTTAGATAGGAGAAGGATGGAGCAATTTAGGAGCACTCTAAATAGATGTTGTCTCAAGGAGTTCAAGCTCCAAAATAGGAAATTCACATGGAGCAATGAGCGGGAAGCGCCTACTCTGGAAAGAATTGACAAAGTTTTTTGTAATATTGATGGTGACATCCTGTTCTCCAACCACACACTGCAAGCCCTCTCCTCATCTTGTTCAGACCATTGCCCTTTGCTTCTTGCTTCCACTGTAAGCCCACCCAAAAGGGTAGTCTTCCGCTTTGAAAATTTCTGGGTCCGGGTGCCGGGATTCATGGAGGTAGTGCAACAAGCCTGGTCATCTCACACTTTTGGTGGACATCCATTTACAAAACTCAGCCACAAATTGACAGCCACCGCTAAAGCTCTCAGGAAGTGGAGTAGAAGTCTGTTTGGAGAGATCAAAATGCAATTTCACGTGGCTCAGGAGGTGATTCTCCGATTGGATTTGGCCCAGGAAGATAGGATCCTTACTGCTGATGAACACCAGCTCAGGAAAGACCTCAAGCTAAGAATTTTGGGGCTGGCAGCAGTGGCAAAGTCGAAGAAAAGGCAGAGATCGCGATTGACATGGCTGAAAGAAGGGGATGCCAACACAAAGTTTTTCCACATTCACGCAAACTCGAGGAGAAGGAAAAACCACATTCACCAACTCCATACAACAAGTGCTATCCTGACAGAACATGAGGAAAAAAGTGAGGCGCTTTTCAACCATTTCAACTCAATCCTAGGCAACAAGGAGGCGCGAAATTGCACCTTAAATTGGAACACGGTGGATCTACCACAGGTTAACCCTGATGAACTAGATGAACCTTTTACAGAGGAGGAAGTTTGGGCCGCTTTAAAGCAAATGCCAGCAGAAAAGGCCCCAGGTCCAGATGGCTTTAATGGTACCTTCTACAAGAAATGCTAGCAGCTAATTAAACAGGATATCATGGATGTTTTCCAGTGTTTGTATAACCTGTCAGGAGGAAACTTTGGAGCACTCAACAGAGCAGCAATTACCTTGCTTCCAAAGAGGAACACCCCTACCTTGGTGACCGATTTTAGGCCAATCAGCCTCATTCACTCCGTCGCCAAGCTGATATCCAAAGTTCTAGCAATAAGGCTTGCCAGGCAGATGGATGGCCTGATCTCGGTTGCACAGAGCGCCTTCATCAAAAAAAGATGCATTCAAGACAACTTCCTGTATGTTCGGAACGTGCTCAGGAACCTAAATGCCAGCAAAAAGCCAACACTTTTTTTCAAGCTAGACATTGCTAGAGCTTTTGATTCGGTCTCCTGGGAATATTTACTTGAACTGATGCAAAACATGGGTTTTGGCCCCCGGTGGAGAAATTGGATCTGTTTGCTCTTTTCCACCGCCACTTCCAAGGTAGTCCTAAATGGAGACCAGGGGGAATGCATTGCACACAGACGTGGCTTGAGGCAAGGGGACCCCCTATCCCCCTATCTCTTTATCCTGGCTATCGACCCCCTATAAAGGCTTCTACATCTAGCGACCGAAGGTGGGCAACTAACCAACATCGGAAGTCGCCATGCTAGATTGAGGACTTCGCTTTATGCAGATGATGCAGCTGTTTTTCTCAACCCTGTACAAAGCGAGGTGGATGTTCTTATTACCATGCTTAGGGACTTTTGGCAAGGCAACAGGGCTGCACGTCAATCTTGGAAAAAGTCTGGTGGCACCAATTCGATGCCAGGAAGTATATCTGGACGACGTCTTGCGTAGTTTTTCGGGGGCAAGAGCCAGCTTCCCACTGACTTACCTAGGGCTACCACTCACTCCTGGCCGCCTACGTAAAGTGCATTTCCAGCCTCTCCAGGATAAGATCAAAGGTCGGCTCTCGGGATGGAAGCCATCATTGTTGTACGTGGGGGGGCGCCGAATTATGGTGAACTCAGTTCTAAGTGCCATCCCAACTTACACCCTCACGGTGCTGAAACCACCGAAACAATCTCTTCAAGAAATTGACAAAGCAAGAAGGCGGTTCCTGTGGGCAGGTAACGAGAATATGCATGGTGAAAAATGCAAGGTCAATTGGCTTAAAGTTTGCTCACCTGTCCAGTACGGTGGTTTCGGGGTTCCGAACTTAGAAAAGTTTGCCAGAGCTCTTCGACTGAGATGGTTATGGTTCGAATGGAGGACGCCAGAGAAGCCTTGGATAGGGACTGAAACACCCTGTGATGAATTGGATAAGGATCTTTTCGCGGCATCAACGAGAGTCCAAATTGGTGACGGACAAAACGCGAGCTTTTGGGAATCAAATTGGATTGGTGGCCAAAGCCTAAAAAGTCAAGCACCGAATCTTTATAGGCATTCGAAGAGGAAAACCCGCACCGTCCAGGACGCCCTGCAACAAGGAAGATGGATTAACGACATCCGCCACAACCTCACCATTCCCCTTCTTGATGAATTCTTCCATGTTTGGGAAATTTTAGCCCGTAACACCCCACAACTAACAGAGGGGGTACAAGACTCGATTGTTTGGCAATGGACAACTAATGGGGAATACAGTGCAAAATCCGCGTACCAATTCCAATTCAATGGAATGCTACTCTCGCCATCAACAAAGTTGTCTTGGGAGGCATGGGCTCCGGCAAAGTGCAAAAATCTTCAGTTGGTTGGTTCTTCAAAACCGGGTGTGGACAGCTGACCGGTTACAGATCAGGGGATGGCCAAATAATTATTTCTGCCAGCTATGCTTTCGAAACCTCGAAACAATCGACCATCTTCTGTTTGAATGTCTAGTCTCAAAGCAAATCTGGTTTTGGATTCTCACATGGCTGCACCAAGGGCACATCATCCCGAAATGGAACACAAGTAGAAACCTCTTAGATTGGTGGACACAAGGAACAAGCGACCCGAAAGCAACAAAACAGAAAGGACTCAGAACACTCTTCTTGCTCATTGCTTGGGAAATCTGGAAGGAACGAAATGCAAGAATCTTCAGAGCAAAGGAGGCGACAATACACCAGATGATTAGTCGCATCCAAGAGGAATTAGGTTGGTGGAGTATGGCCGGCGCTAAACACATTGAGAGAATGTTGCCATGAGGAGCTAGGAAGGCTACATGCAAGCTTGTTTGCATGTCGTCATGTACAGTTTTTCTCTTTCTTAGCCCTTTGGCTATTTGTACTTTTTCTCCATCTATCAATATAACGCCAGTCAATTCTGACCGGccgttcaaaaaaatatatctagcTCTTGGAGCTTCTGGAAGGCGACGCTGATCATGGCCGGCCAGATGTTAACCGTCCGCGACGTGCTGTACATATACCACGGCGGCTACAACTGCCTCCTGGTGGCCATGCTGGAGGTTCCAGAGGGGCGCCTGACGGAACTGAGGGGGGGGCAGGGGCCATGGCCCTTCCCagtgaaaagaaatttttttattacccCCATATATGGTGCCCAGGTCCAGCAGGCCACCGTATGCCCCAATTCAGTCTGGCTGGCCCATCTTTATCCCGTGTATGTACACAAACAATTGGAGACGCAACCGCAGGAGCCGCAGCTGCTCGGCGACGTTTCAGCTTCGCATCGCAGAAGTCCATCCGCGACTCCGCCGCACTGGCGGCACCGCGGCATTGCCATCTGCCGACTACCGGTGCTGCATGCTGGCATCATCGGCtggcggccggcgggcggcggccgcggactTGATGGAGGACAACATCAACACCGACAACATGGCCGACTCCTCTCATGTTCCTGTTCCTCCTCCAAATCAAACCAGTGTAAGCAGGCCCTATTTCCCTAATCCATATCAAACCAATGGAAGATGGATTTTTAAGAGATTGTTTGGTACTTTATATTGAGAGAGATATTGCAACGAAGGTGACGACATATTCGATTATGGACGATTTCAATACAGTGAAGACTCGTGCCGTGAAGTTTAAATGAACATGTAAGTATATTGCCCATTTTTGCAAACTATTCGCTTTTATGTATTGCtaatgcatgaaaaaaaagagaaattgcCAATTTTTTGATCTGTCAAAAGCCGGCTGGCCCCCCTTTGATTTTCTGTCCAGCTCCGCCACTGGCGCCTATCCACCACGAGGAGATCTTCGACTACTTCAGGCAGTGAGTCTTCAATCCTATAGTTCAGCTAGCACtattagaaaaaacattttcgcAGATGttgggggatttttttttccaggtgGATATGATTCTCGGAGCTAAATGGCCGCCTCGGAAAATGTAAACCGGGGTAGAGCTCACCGTTCGCCTACGAAGATCAATTTTTCCAGACTGACCACTTAAGAGGTCTgcctgaaaaaaatatgattttttcaGGCAGaaccttatgtggtccgcctaAAAAATCATGCCACCAAAAAATATCTAAGtttcatccttatcctctcctccaccatccttatcctctccccaccactcatttccctcccactcctctctctctctctaatttgTTCACCACCAGCAGCAGAAATCCGCCGCCGGCTCAGCTCCTCGCCGCCTCAGCCATTGGCTGCGATggctcccctcctcgccgcctccaccgctggacaacttgtaataaaaaaaagaatcacgcATGACATGAGaaaattaatactcccttcgGGCTGATAATCCTTGTCATTTCATACAAGGGTGagatcaaactttagaatcttttattatgaaacatttttaaaatatttgtctttcaaatatggtgattaCATgcatagattagtcttaaaatgtactttaaaaatcatatatttgtacttttatacatattataatggaaaataatggtcaaacttgtttttttggagaccgtgctcTTGTCCAAAATGaaaagtattatcaacccggagggagtaactaaatAGGCTTTGCTGGAAATGTTGTTCTTATGTGCTCTGTGGAAATTACTTAATTTGATTGCCCTTATCATGGATAGATTATTCTACAATAGAAATATGGAAAAAATCATAGTGCCACATTAAAATTTTCGTATGCTACCTTCTTATTAGAGATAGATAACTGAGATTTGAAGGTAGAAGGGAAAATGCCATTAAATCCATATATAGGTTCATGAATAGTACTGGTCATGCAAACATACATTATACCCAGGTTATGGCAAAAAACTTCAGGCATGAACATGTTCATGTTATGGtccaaaatatagtaaaacaCCTGTCATACATAAGCTCTTTCTTGGACTATATTTGTTCATGTATTTACATGCTCAGGCCGTGGCCAAATAACCAGTTGCAGTAGACATGCCAGATTTTGattaagagaaaaaagaagcagCAAGGATACATTCACTGATCAAGGCATATGTACATTATTTGAATACACACAACATGAGCTGCTTCTGAAACAGGATGTGTGATAAGTTCCACAGTTAATTATTTCCTTACGCATAGCCACCCGAGTATTTTCTGAAACCACATACCACTGAACTCTATTCATTACATTAACATTATGTATGATCATAAAGAGCCTTTCCCATTCCACAACCAACGTGAAACTATTCAgcaatctcccccttcacatATGACATCCCTCAGTCATTCTTCACACCTTCACCGTACACCGACGATCCCTCGAATGCATGGCCCTATAGGCACCCATGGTTCATCATGCCTTCATACTTTAATGTCCATTGGGCCAACTATGTTAAACTAGTCAGACTCTCATACCAATTTAGAATTATAAAGGGCTTaccctagaaaaaaaattgaaaatataccttgtttttgaagtttttgtgactatatacatgtttttagaAGAATTGTAAAAATATGCGCGTCCCGCGCGATGGAAACGGTGGACCGACTATTTAGCGCAACATCAAAACGCGGGACCGATGACTGACACTATCCCATAGTACCCATCGATCCTGCAGGCCAGTTGCGCGGCACTGCATGCTCCCATAGAGAGGTTGTGCGCCACTGGCCAAATACATGctgccatgcatgcatacgTCATGCAACTGTCCAGCGTGAGCTGCTGCTGGTCACACGATGCCGGCTGTGAGATCGACGCGATCCTGCACACCCCTAGCGCGGGGTTTATCCGGCCACCAGTGTTAGACTTCTCAGTCCTTAATACTATTGTATTTAGCTATCATTGTATTGTTGGGCTTGATTGTGTGGTCTTGGTCTAGCCAGCCCAAACCTGAGATGTATAAGATACCCCTCCAGGCTAGAAAGGGGATCATTGAGTAAGAAATATCAAACCAACTACCtatctcctcttccccctctgCCTGCCCTGTTTCTTCCTCTTGCAACTATGAAATATCACTGACTCAAATCCCCCAAATCCTTATGCGGTTCGCCAGGAACCCAGAGTTCGTAacaatttggtatcagagcacggTTTGTGCACATCCTGGCGAAGAAGAAATCTCAACCCACGTTGACAGAGAGGATGTTGGTGGCGGAGGGAGAGATCGAGTCGCTGGGTGAGCGCGTCACCGAGCTCACCACCAACATCAACAATTTGTTGGGTACTATGTAAGGGCTCGAGAGGTAGATCCCAACTATGGATGTGGGGATCAAGGATCTACAGAGCATGGTGGATGGGATCGCAGCGCGGGTGATGAACCTCGAAAACAAGCAGCCGACGTCGTCTACCATGGCAACGCCATCGTCCGGAGGGCACCGCGTGGAAGAGTGTTACCAGGGTGTTGCATCCGGGGGCCAATTCGGTCCAGGAGCCAACCCTGGTCAAGGGTAAGCCTTCACTCCATGCTACAACTATTACTTTTGAGTTGGGAGAGTGTTTTGAGCGGGGAGTGGGTGGATCTCTGAATAGCAGCTGTTTTGGTGGTTCTAGGTTACCCAAAATTACcgattttgcaaaatttgatggAGATAACCCAAAACTGTGGAAAACTAATAGTGAGAAATACTTTAGCATGTATCAAGTGCCCTATGAAACTTGGTCCTCGTTTGCCACCCTGCATTTCATTGGTAATGCAGCCCTATGGTTGCAGACATATGAGGAATTGCATTGTGTAGAGAACTGGTCTGAACTCTCTGTGGCAATCCATAGCAAGTTTGGGAAGGATAGGTACCAGCAACATCTAGAGGAATTAGAAAATCATAACCAAATGGGAGGTGTGGAGGAGTATCATAGTAAGTTTGAAGAGCTCATGCATAAAGTGTTGGTTTACAACAAAGGGtatgatgaaacattttttttaactaagttTGTGGGAGGGCTTAAGACTGAAATTAAAGCAACTATCAAGCTGCACAAGCCTCGTTCAATTGATGCTGCGTTTTCTCTGGCTAAAACGCAGGAAGA
The sequence above is drawn from the Oryza glaberrima chromosome 10, OglaRS2, whole genome shotgun sequence genome and encodes:
- the LOC127752718 gene encoding uncharacterized protein LOC127752718 gives rise to the protein MELEPGELSPPATGHSGHGDLNSPPPAAPAGASSPAAASAQCSSGSSSSGSQEKVDWDFSDDDEVVESPPSPTRQMAGQASAAHEASPLAAPRQSVVSAPFTASTSRKEGSGEGGRKAVSSAITPASARCLFPVGESPRKQARLKSAIVVPETRKLSVFNRLSKGEPGAPSSIWQEVKPRFWWRQGRAPLPATASRRPTTGVIPARRPFNPATSGRCLRCLAQDHKIADCRDPPRCYICKRSGHISSGCPSKYKNKPSIFSRIYSTHLAPPSKQEIPNPLAFPPLTGRKAPVRERLGPKMDYIPGLPENRPARGYAVVVADAAMEHEAMRLYNHGTVIKARLPNYDVSAKEMAQALQQQVGTPIFHLRVMRHRPEDFFAYFDYAEHRDEAVEAGSVRVNGMEFTIMSWSADRGAELQNWWYHARICIEDLPLPAWTKQAVQKVLEDVCIVDRIEEDTKNRVDTAAFAYWVWMQNPDLLPRVSVFTLFPAGAGQVLETGGMPTPGQEVASAPLGRVRHLLIHLDMVEDWRPLPARSSNSGGSTDSDDPPRRRVHRFDWHLGYEDGVSPPPLQPPQPPLPPLPVRRLHELRGRPEQWGIDLRNRLSQRGQQGGCRGPLVPRLEREEDDDDNFGGGNGCAPAGRSWTDVLFCRGRSREPQGGNDGRYRSRTPCGGNRHFAGHRVGRSPARRPSRPPSHRRRSCRSRSPSKGRRAVSESRCLRGRASRGGGGNDNDKTSSRLASPASGRPPSGAAPTPPAHSSAARAPLLVDPALCCSVHGQVVGATREGEDPMFLELAVAAAFHAEKSANASTLEAGASVLLGQRLLLGRWRLLD